In the genome of Methanopyrus kandleri AV19, one region contains:
- a CDS encoding DUF4234 domain-containing protein, translating to MISHVGIVTIIILISKLISPSRKRKFYRTLAFVYAVLGFIPPFAWLLGGFACHRINLDLRERGCASERHTPRYAVLTILTLGLYQSYWWYVTTEDVNRCLRRE from the coding sequence GTGATATCACACGTCGGTATCGTTACGATAATAATCCTTATATCCAAGCTGATATCACCCAGTAGAAAGCGTAAGTTTTACAGAACACTGGCCTTTGTATATGCTGTACTGGGCTTCATTCCACCCTTCGCCTGGCTCCTCGGCGGGTTCGCCTGCCACCGGATTAACCTGGATCTCCGCGAGCGAGGTTGCGCATCGGAGCGACACACGCCCAGGTACGCCGTACTGACGATCTTGACCCTCGGACTCTACCAGTCCTACTGGTGGTACGTAACCACCGAGGACGTCAACCGCTGCCTCCGACGCGAGTAA
- a CDS encoding calcium/sodium antiporter — protein sequence MDPWSALAVMMGCFVGFHFLSELLVDATVGLARKYGLSESVAGATLAAIGTSAPEFGSSLSSILLEHPNVGVGTILGSAVYNVTVIPGLAALAAGGLTLERAVYRRDVLFYLLALVVVLVSLWDRVVLRVEALAWVALYGLYVLLMRRTDESTIGAEGDTGEASLRSLVVRVSVAVVGIAALSDLMVRATVDFCEGFGLSESRVSLLLNAAGTSVPDTLASVHAARRGFGSLAVSNAVGSNTFDLLVCLGVPLSLVSRTPVHGELGATVLALVGCVVLLYLVTVDGKLRNVEALALLGAYAAFVACLLVL from the coding sequence GTGGATCCTTGGTCGGCGTTGGCCGTCATGATGGGGTGCTTCGTCGGGTTCCACTTCCTCTCGGAACTGCTCGTGGACGCCACGGTCGGCCTCGCCCGGAAATACGGTCTCTCGGAGTCGGTCGCCGGGGCCACCCTCGCGGCGATCGGGACCAGCGCACCCGAGTTCGGCTCCTCGCTGAGCTCGATCCTGCTCGAACACCCGAACGTGGGTGTGGGTACCATCCTCGGATCGGCCGTGTACAACGTCACCGTCATACCCGGGCTCGCGGCGCTCGCCGCGGGCGGTCTGACCCTCGAGCGTGCCGTGTACCGTCGAGACGTCCTCTTCTACCTCCTCGCGCTCGTGGTCGTGCTCGTCAGTCTCTGGGACCGGGTGGTCCTCCGCGTCGAGGCGCTCGCGTGGGTGGCGTTGTACGGGCTCTACGTCCTCCTCATGAGACGGACCGACGAGAGTACCATCGGGGCCGAGGGCGACACCGGCGAGGCCTCGCTGCGGAGCCTCGTCGTCCGGGTATCGGTGGCCGTGGTCGGGATCGCGGCGCTCTCCGACCTGATGGTCCGGGCGACCGTCGACTTCTGCGAGGGGTTCGGTCTGTCCGAGTCGAGGGTGAGCCTGCTCCTGAACGCCGCGGGCACGTCGGTGCCCGACACCCTGGCCTCGGTGCACGCGGCCCGTCGGGGTTTCGGGAGCCTGGCGGTCTCGAACGCCGTCGGGAGCAACACGTTCGACCTCCTCGTCTGTTTGGGGGTTCCACTGTCGCTCGTGTCCCGGACACCGGTCCACGGGGAGTTGGGGGCGACGGTGCTGGCGCTGGTCGGCTGCGTGGTGCTCCTGTACCTGGTCACGGTGGACGGGAAGCTTCGCAACGTGGAGGCGCTGGCGCTGCTGGGGGCGTACGCCGCGTTCGTGGCGTGCTTACTGGTATTATAA
- a CDS encoding TldD/PmbA family protein, translating into MDDPLSQFEPGRAVLLEVETERVEVERTHDTGDRGRVSADRTIVVRVSTDGGLGVATVADPGEVDTAVERALASAEMGTSEPVEYPDSVDPARVSSCDPSAVDEDELWDLLEAVVNEVSDDVTITSVSVTGVRRRVIFRTPSDQAEREESSVTVSLDVIGEFSGFAWDTAVGPRDIDPELLAREASEMASEAPKERVSGGELAVAFHPRAFSELLTYVLIPALSGLEVLKGTSGFDRGDIGRKVGPESLRVVNDPTLDRRPGSYAFDDEGSTPKRMELISDGILRSFYTDLYSSRRLGMESTGSGLGIRRPEPSPANVIVQGDASEEEVLEEADLIVYRTLGAHTASKVSGRFSVTALWAETVEGRAVPVSVRGNLYSSLRDALISEETERTGVVEPPYALLRCRVG; encoded by the coding sequence TTGGATGACCCGCTGTCCCAGTTCGAACCCGGCCGGGCGGTCCTCCTCGAGGTGGAGACCGAGCGGGTCGAAGTGGAACGCACCCACGACACGGGTGACCGCGGACGGGTCTCCGCCGATCGTACTATCGTCGTCCGCGTGTCGACCGATGGGGGACTCGGTGTGGCGACGGTGGCCGACCCCGGAGAAGTCGACACGGCGGTCGAGCGCGCACTCGCATCGGCCGAGATGGGGACATCCGAGCCCGTCGAGTATCCCGATTCCGTCGATCCCGCACGTGTGAGCTCGTGCGATCCTTCCGCGGTCGACGAGGACGAGTTGTGGGACCTCCTCGAGGCGGTCGTGAACGAGGTGTCTGACGACGTGACCATCACCTCGGTCTCGGTCACCGGTGTCCGTCGTCGTGTGATCTTCAGGACTCCTTCGGACCAGGCCGAGCGTGAGGAGTCTTCCGTCACCGTGAGTTTGGACGTCATAGGCGAGTTCTCCGGGTTCGCTTGGGATACCGCCGTCGGTCCACGGGACATCGATCCGGAGCTCCTCGCCCGAGAAGCCTCGGAGATGGCCTCCGAGGCACCGAAGGAGCGGGTAAGCGGTGGCGAGCTCGCCGTCGCCTTCCACCCACGGGCGTTCTCGGAACTCCTCACTTACGTGCTGATACCGGCTCTCTCCGGGCTCGAGGTACTGAAAGGTACCAGCGGGTTCGATCGGGGGGATATCGGTCGTAAGGTCGGACCTGAGAGCCTGCGCGTCGTGAACGATCCGACACTCGACCGTCGGCCCGGTTCCTACGCATTCGACGACGAGGGTAGTACTCCGAAGCGTATGGAGCTGATCTCCGATGGAATCTTGCGGTCTTTCTACACCGACCTCTACTCTTCCAGGCGGCTGGGAATGGAGTCTACGGGGAGTGGATTGGGGATCAGGCGCCCGGAGCCGTCGCCAGCGAATGTTATCGTCCAAGGTGACGCCTCCGAGGAGGAGGTCCTGGAAGAGGCGGACCTTATCGTATACAGGACACTCGGCGCACACACGGCGAGTAAGGTGAGCGGACGCTTCTCGGTGACCGCACTGTGGGCGGAGACCGTGGAAGGAAGGGCGGTGCCGGTATCGGTTCGGGGCAACCTGTACTCGTCCCTGAGGGACGCCTTGATATCCGAGGAGACCGAGCGCACGGGTGTCGTTGAACCACCGTACGCGCTGCTACGATGCCGGGTGGGGTGA
- the fbp gene encoding fructose-1,6-bisphosphate aldolase/phosphatase yields MAEEKVTVSVIKADVGGFPGHSEVHPDLLEACEGVLEDAVDEVIIDYYVTRCGDDIDLIMTHTRGEDDEKVHELAWNAFQEATKVAEDLKLYGAGQDLLSDAFSGNVRGLGPGAAEMELVERPSEPIIVFCCDKTEPSAFNLPLFRIFADPNNTAGLVLDPSMHDGFEFEVHDVIDQKKVILKCPEEMYDLLALIGQTQRYAIKRVYKKGDGDEAERIAAVTSTERLNLIAGEYVGKDDPVAIVRCQSGFPAVGEVLEPFTFPHLVAGWMRGSHNGPLMPVSEEEAHPTRFDGPPRIIALGFQLRNGELVGPQDLFADPAFDRAREIANEVADYIRRHGPFQPHLLSEEELEYTTLPDVLKKLEDRFEDLEE; encoded by the coding sequence GTGGCCGAGGAGAAGGTCACCGTGAGCGTGATCAAGGCGGACGTGGGAGGTTTCCCGGGTCACTCGGAGGTTCACCCGGATCTTCTGGAGGCCTGTGAGGGAGTCCTCGAAGATGCCGTGGATGAGGTGATCATCGATTACTACGTGACGCGGTGCGGTGACGATATCGACCTCATCATGACGCACACGCGTGGTGAGGACGACGAGAAGGTGCACGAGCTCGCGTGGAACGCGTTCCAGGAGGCCACGAAGGTCGCGGAGGACCTGAAGCTGTACGGCGCCGGTCAGGACCTGCTGTCCGACGCGTTCAGCGGTAACGTGCGCGGGCTCGGTCCCGGCGCGGCGGAGATGGAGCTGGTGGAGCGTCCGAGCGAGCCGATCATCGTGTTCTGCTGCGACAAGACCGAGCCGAGCGCGTTCAACCTGCCCCTGTTCCGGATCTTCGCGGACCCGAACAACACGGCCGGTCTGGTGCTGGATCCGAGCATGCACGACGGGTTCGAGTTCGAGGTTCACGACGTTATCGACCAGAAGAAGGTCATCCTGAAGTGTCCCGAGGAGATGTACGATCTGCTCGCCCTGATCGGTCAGACCCAGCGCTACGCGATCAAGCGCGTGTACAAGAAGGGAGACGGGGACGAGGCCGAGCGCATCGCGGCCGTGACGAGCACGGAGCGGCTGAACCTGATCGCTGGCGAGTACGTGGGTAAGGACGACCCGGTCGCCATCGTGCGGTGCCAGAGCGGGTTCCCCGCCGTCGGCGAGGTGCTCGAACCGTTCACGTTCCCGCACCTCGTGGCCGGATGGATGAGGGGTAGCCACAACGGTCCGCTGATGCCCGTATCGGAGGAGGAGGCGCACCCGACGAGGTTCGACGGTCCACCAAGGATCATAGCGCTCGGGTTCCAGCTGAGGAACGGAGAGCTGGTCGGCCCGCAGGACCTGTTCGCGGACCCCGCGTTCGACCGGGCGAGGGAGATCGCGAACGAGGTGGCGGACTACATCCGGAGACACGGACCGTTCCAGCCGCACCTGCTGTCCGAGGAGGAGCTGGAGTACACGACGCTACCGGACGTACTGAAGAAGCTCGAGGACAGGTTCGAGGATCTAGAGGAGTGA
- a CDS encoding geranylgeranylglycerol-phosphate geranylgeranyltransferase, whose translation MRAYLELARPINCAMAALGVVVGELIAGARLDVGAVLAPVVAAVVCAGGNAINDYFDAEVDAVNRPDRPIPSGRVSPRSARMFALGCFAVGVGMATVINRMCLAIAALNSVLLYLYSWRLKGTPLIGNVMVSYLVGSCFLFGAAVGQRPAPAVWLFLLAFLANLVREILKDLEDVEGDAALGLKTLPIAYGEGVALRVATVFAIALAVLTPLPYLDGVVGWPYLVLALPAAAVILLASVLAVAGSWDAGKAQRVVKVGMLLGLLAFLASLL comes from the coding sequence GTGAGGGCTTACCTCGAGCTCGCACGGCCTATCAACTGCGCGATGGCCGCTTTGGGAGTGGTCGTGGGTGAACTGATCGCGGGAGCCAGGCTCGACGTCGGGGCGGTCCTCGCGCCGGTGGTCGCCGCGGTCGTGTGTGCGGGAGGGAACGCCATCAACGACTACTTCGACGCCGAGGTCGACGCCGTGAACAGGCCGGATAGGCCGATCCCGAGCGGTAGGGTGTCCCCACGGTCGGCCCGGATGTTCGCCCTCGGCTGCTTCGCCGTCGGGGTCGGGATGGCCACCGTAATCAACCGGATGTGTCTGGCGATCGCCGCCCTGAACTCCGTTCTACTCTACCTGTACTCGTGGCGCCTGAAGGGGACTCCCTTGATCGGGAACGTCATGGTCTCCTACCTGGTGGGATCCTGCTTCCTGTTCGGAGCCGCGGTGGGTCAGCGGCCGGCGCCCGCGGTGTGGCTCTTCTTACTGGCTTTCCTGGCGAACCTGGTGCGCGAGATCCTCAAGGACCTGGAGGACGTCGAGGGGGACGCGGCGCTCGGTCTCAAGACGCTCCCGATCGCGTACGGCGAGGGGGTCGCCCTCCGGGTGGCGACGGTGTTCGCGATCGCGCTGGCCGTCCTCACGCCGCTACCCTACCTGGACGGTGTCGTCGGGTGGCCGTATCTGGTCCTGGCCCTACCCGCCGCCGCGGTCATACTCCTGGCCTCGGTCCTAGCGGTCGCCGGGAGCTGGGACGCGGGTAAGGCGCAGCGGGTGGTCAAGGTGGGGATGCTGCTGGGGCTGCTGGCCTTCCTGGCGTCACTCCTCTAG
- a CDS encoding nascent polypeptide-associated complex protein gives MFPGGKIDPRKLQRLMREMGMEQEPISGVERVEIHLKDGSKLVFEKPQVIRMKIMNQEFYQVAGKAKREKPEEEPFTDEDVKLVAEQAGVSEEEARKALEETGGDLAEAIMRLQGE, from the coding sequence TTGTTCCCAGGCGGCAAGATCGACCCAAGGAAGTTGCAGAGACTCATGCGTGAGATGGGCATGGAGCAGGAACCTATCAGCGGCGTGGAACGGGTGGAGATCCACCTCAAGGACGGTTCGAAGCTCGTCTTCGAGAAGCCACAGGTCATCCGGATGAAGATCATGAACCAGGAGTTCTACCAGGTGGCCGGGAAGGCGAAGCGGGAGAAGCCGGAGGAGGAGCCGTTCACGGACGAGGACGTGAAGTTGGTCGCGGAGCAGGCCGGGGTCTCCGAGGAGGAGGCTAGGAAGGCACTCGAAGAGACCGGTGGGGACCTCGCGGAAGCTATCATGCGGTTGCAGGGCGAGTGA
- a CDS encoding TldD/PmbA family protein, with product MDPDVLLRHAEEISDACVVYALEGELVEIEASNGELRKADSDRVRTYAVRVLKEGSWGVASGPDPERDLVERALRSTGEGSAEIPEEVPAAEGSYRWEGKLSPLDSLDEAAELAVELSREVSYDCEITYSAGSVRYTITSTWGSECEVRLDCVNFGVKVSGKGTAGREEYTERDGANCAGLELFLERAEEVRDEAVRRLEDLLEAEPGPERAESVITDPELLGVIVHEAFGHAVEGDLVARGESVLQDWVGERVASEIVTVVDDPTERGAFGSYPFDDEGVEPRRTVLVEEGVLRGYLTDLTSAAELDLEVTGNGRLESIGDHVQVRMSVTYVEPGDASREELFEEAGDGAVYLLGSKGGQTDTATGNFQFSAKLGYVVEEGEPSRPVRDVGLTGETLEFMKRVRMLSDELRLHPGYCGKGGQLVPVSDGGPHALVDGPFHLRSG from the coding sequence TTGGATCCGGACGTCCTCCTGAGGCACGCCGAGGAGATCTCCGACGCCTGTGTCGTTTACGCCCTCGAGGGAGAACTCGTCGAGATCGAGGCTTCCAACGGGGAACTCCGGAAGGCCGACTCCGACCGCGTCCGCACTTACGCCGTCCGTGTTCTCAAGGAAGGCTCGTGGGGAGTCGCCTCCGGTCCCGACCCCGAGCGGGATCTCGTTGAGCGGGCTCTGCGGTCCACCGGTGAGGGTTCCGCGGAGATCCCTGAGGAGGTCCCGGCCGCCGAGGGATCGTACCGGTGGGAAGGGAAGCTCTCTCCGCTCGACTCCCTCGACGAGGCCGCCGAGCTGGCGGTGGAGTTATCACGTGAGGTGTCGTACGACTGCGAGATCACGTACTCCGCCGGCTCCGTCCGGTACACGATCACATCCACCTGGGGATCCGAGTGCGAGGTCCGACTCGACTGCGTGAACTTCGGGGTTAAAGTCAGCGGTAAAGGGACCGCGGGTAGGGAGGAGTACACGGAGCGGGACGGGGCTAATTGCGCGGGTTTGGAGCTGTTCTTGGAGCGGGCGGAGGAGGTCAGGGACGAAGCGGTCCGGAGGCTCGAGGATTTGTTGGAGGCGGAACCCGGTCCGGAGCGTGCGGAGTCGGTGATCACGGACCCCGAACTCCTCGGCGTGATAGTCCACGAGGCCTTCGGACACGCCGTCGAAGGTGACCTCGTCGCGCGCGGAGAATCGGTGCTTCAGGATTGGGTTGGAGAGCGGGTTGCCTCCGAAATCGTGACCGTGGTGGACGACCCCACCGAGCGCGGTGCGTTCGGTTCTTACCCCTTCGACGACGAGGGAGTCGAGCCCAGGCGAACCGTCCTCGTGGAGGAAGGTGTGCTGCGAGGCTACCTCACCGACCTGACCTCGGCCGCGGAACTCGACCTTGAGGTCACCGGAAACGGCCGTTTGGAATCGATCGGTGACCACGTGCAGGTCCGAATGAGCGTAACGTACGTCGAGCCCGGGGACGCGTCGCGGGAAGAACTGTTCGAGGAGGCGGGTGACGGTGCCGTCTATCTCCTGGGATCGAAAGGAGGTCAGACCGATACGGCCACCGGGAACTTCCAGTTCTCCGCCAAGCTCGGGTACGTGGTGGAAGAGGGTGAACCATCGCGTCCCGTCCGCGACGTGGGTTTGACGGGTGAGACCTTGGAGTTCATGAAGAGAGTCCGGATGCTCTCTGACGAGCTCAGGCTCCATCCGGGGTACTGTGGCAAGGGCGGCCAGTTGGTGCCCGTGTCCGACGGTGGGCCACACGCGCTCGTGGACGGCCCCTTCCACCTTAGATCGGGGTGA
- a CDS encoding macro domain-containing protein codes for MELERVAEFELEDIKVVVLRGDITELNADAVVNPANSRGVMGGGVAAAIKAKGGEEIEREAMEKALIPVGEAVETTAGDLDAEYVIHAPTMERPAQRIGVENVREATEAALRKAEELGVESVAFPGMGTGVGGVPYEDAAETMVEVIERLAPELESVRAVYLVGYEEELAEAFRRALERRVG; via the coding sequence ATGGAGCTTGAGAGGGTCGCCGAGTTCGAATTGGAGGATATAAAGGTCGTCGTTTTAAGAGGGGATATAACCGAGCTCAACGCCGACGCCGTCGTCAACCCCGCCAACAGCCGCGGCGTCATGGGAGGTGGCGTAGCGGCGGCCATCAAGGCGAAAGGTGGGGAGGAGATCGAGCGGGAGGCGATGGAGAAGGCGCTCATCCCGGTCGGAGAGGCCGTCGAGACCACGGCGGGTGATCTCGACGCCGAGTACGTGATCCACGCCCCCACCATGGAACGGCCGGCCCAGAGGATCGGCGTCGAGAACGTGCGCGAGGCCACGGAGGCCGCGCTCCGGAAGGCCGAAGAACTCGGCGTCGAGTCGGTCGCGTTCCCGGGGATGGGCACGGGAGTGGGCGGCGTACCGTACGAGGACGCCGCGGAGACCATGGTCGAGGTCATCGAGAGGCTGGCACCCGAGCTGGAGAGCGTGAGGGCGGTGTACCTGGTGGGGTACGAGGAGGAGCTGGCGGAGGCGTTCCGCAGGGCGTTGGAACGGAGGGTCGGGTGA
- the amrS gene encoding AmmeMemoRadiSam system radical SAM enzyme, whose product MSDGALREWEGRTWEEVDGKVRCLVCPRKCVIPEGERGFCRVRENRDGELVLLIHGKVSTAVPDPIEKKPLFHYKPGTDVFSLGTVGCNFRCRHCQNWQISQAGPEEVPLEEWPPERIVGAAKRTGCESVAFTYNEPIIGLEYTLETFEACREEGLGCVYVTNGFATRRTAKILGEVLDAANVDLKAFTEDFYRDVAKAWLKPVLRTCKIWKDMGVHVELTTLVIPGYNDSEEEARRIARWIRKELGPDTPWHVSRFHPDYRMLDVPPTPVETIEKFVEIGYEEGLYYVYAGNVPGHKYENTYCPECKEPVVVRRGFSIVKMHVTDDFHCEHCDAELHFVT is encoded by the coding sequence ATGTCCGATGGTGCACTCCGCGAGTGGGAGGGGCGAACCTGGGAGGAGGTGGACGGGAAGGTACGGTGTTTGGTGTGCCCGCGGAAGTGCGTGATCCCCGAGGGGGAGCGGGGGTTCTGTCGCGTCCGGGAGAACCGGGACGGCGAGCTCGTCTTGCTGATCCACGGGAAGGTCAGTACGGCGGTCCCGGACCCCATCGAGAAGAAGCCCCTGTTCCACTACAAGCCGGGTACGGACGTGTTCTCCCTGGGCACCGTCGGGTGCAACTTCCGGTGTAGACACTGTCAGAACTGGCAGATCAGCCAGGCGGGGCCGGAGGAGGTCCCGCTGGAGGAGTGGCCCCCGGAGCGGATCGTCGGGGCCGCGAAGCGTACCGGGTGCGAGAGCGTGGCGTTCACCTACAACGAACCGATCATCGGCCTGGAGTACACGCTCGAGACCTTCGAGGCTTGTCGCGAGGAGGGGCTAGGGTGCGTCTACGTGACCAACGGGTTCGCGACGAGACGGACCGCGAAGATACTCGGCGAGGTCCTGGACGCGGCCAACGTCGACCTCAAGGCGTTCACCGAGGACTTCTACCGCGACGTCGCGAAGGCCTGGTTGAAGCCCGTCCTCCGCACGTGCAAGATCTGGAAGGATATGGGCGTACACGTCGAGCTGACCACCTTGGTGATTCCCGGGTACAACGACTCCGAGGAGGAAGCGCGGCGGATCGCACGATGGATACGGAAGGAGTTGGGTCCCGATACCCCGTGGCACGTGAGCAGGTTCCACCCGGACTACAGGATGCTCGACGTGCCGCCGACGCCCGTCGAGACCATCGAGAAGTTCGTCGAGATAGGCTACGAGGAGGGCCTCTACTACGTGTACGCGGGTAACGTTCCGGGCCACAAGTACGAGAACACGTACTGCCCGGAGTGTAAGGAGCCGGTCGTGGTGCGCCGTGGGTTCTCGATAGTGAAGATGCACGTCACCGACGACTTCCACTGCGAGCACTGCGACGCCGAGCTACACTTCGTGACCTGA
- a CDS encoding PUA domain-containing protein, with protein MSRYVEIVRGILAYQFGREAADAMLDGEVKVRVRRGRPREVFVDGKRLCTVRASDGLVSLAPEGARRLHAATEPPEHRVVCADEWVEAVRRGRDLFCEYALRGWEELRPGDECLVVSEDDELLAVGKMRLSGWEVEYFEHGVAVRVRRGL; from the coding sequence ATGAGCCGCTACGTGGAGATCGTGCGTGGGATCCTGGCGTACCAGTTCGGGCGTGAGGCCGCGGACGCGATGCTCGACGGCGAGGTGAAGGTGCGAGTACGCCGAGGTCGCCCGCGCGAGGTGTTCGTGGACGGGAAAAGGTTGTGCACCGTGAGGGCCTCGGACGGTCTGGTCTCGCTGGCCCCGGAGGGAGCTCGACGCTTACACGCCGCCACGGAGCCTCCCGAGCACCGCGTGGTCTGTGCGGACGAGTGGGTCGAGGCCGTGAGGAGGGGTCGCGACCTCTTCTGCGAGTACGCCCTTCGAGGCTGGGAGGAGCTTCGACCGGGGGACGAGTGCCTAGTGGTTTCGGAGGACGACGAGCTGCTGGCGGTGGGCAAGATGAGGCTCTCGGGGTGGGAGGTCGAGTACTTCGAGCACGGGGTCGCGGTCCGCGTGCGTCGAGGCCTCTAG